One window of Lytechinus variegatus isolate NC3 chromosome 2, Lvar_3.0, whole genome shotgun sequence genomic DNA carries:
- the LOC121407382 gene encoding M-phase phosphoprotein 6-like — translation MAGTRGQSKNIRLSKNLSQMKFMQRRVKKDAEEEQELEKQRQIDDTHWVLDLPDLISRGNRYETVDSMADCEELVFGRMSFNGMNPAIEKVMRVMNGEEVEDEEEVEEQAEGVTEEEMADRYSSLVGTIGKKFNKKRIHSQTDADAPRKKHKKKFLKPPDE, via the exons ATGGCCGGAACGAGAGGGCAAAGCAAAAATATTAGGCTTTCTAAGAATCTATCTCAGATGAAG TTCATGCAACGTCGGGTGAAGAAAGATGCAGAAGAAGAACAGGAACTAGAAAAGCAGCGACAAATTGATGATACTCACTGGGTTTTGGATCTGCCAGACTTGATTTCAAGAGG GAATAGATATGAGACTGTAGATAGCATGGCTGATTGTGAAGAGTTGGTCTTTGGTAGAATGTCATTCAATGGCATGAACCCAGCAATAGAG AAAGTGATGAGGGTCATGAatggagaagaagtagaagatgAGGAAGAAGTAGAAGAGCAAGCTGAAGGTGTCACAGAAGAAGAAATGGCTGACAG GTATTCCTCATTGGTAGGAACGATAGGAAAGAAATTCAACAAGAAGAGGATACACTCACAGACCGATGCTGATGCTCCCAGgaagaaacataaaaagaagTTCCTCAAGCCTCCAGATGAATGA
- the LOC121409647 gene encoding peptidase inhibitor 16-like: MEANFSTMNTTMPNYGFKILAFAVATVFAIFALNSTFIRISYNKKSLDHVGVHQESEWSGKQELHSKHKDFLKNGREKRAITTPGTPHVFTAAEQQNLVDWHNDYRRQVSPEASNMEYMTWNDELATWAQEWTDSCYYEHGFPAAADNEKIGQNLWRGFVASLPDGSGPLSSWWDEWQWYDYETNTCLPDKICGHYTQLVWDTSYQVGCGRSFCAEGYDDTLNFTNNYIVACNYREQGNVQGIKPYESGTSCTRCTSGIMTCDDKLCRQCQAGETEAGMFSCKHLTSFDV, translated from the exons ATGGAAGCGAACTTCTCAACAATGAATACCACAATGCCAAATTATGGCTTCAAGATTCTCGCTTTTGCTGTCGCCACCGTTTTCGCAATTTTCGCTTTAAACTCAACCTTTATTAGAATTAGTTATAACAAGAAGAGTTTAGACCACGTTGGTGTACATCAAGAATCTGAATGGTCTGGGAAGCAAGAATTACATTCGAAACACAaggattttttgaaaaatggcaGAGAGAAAAGAGCCATCACGACCCCAGGGACTCCTCATGTCTTCACTGCCGCAGAACAGCAGAACTTGGTGGATTGGCACAATGACTACCGTCGACAAGTTTCGCCCGAAGCTTCTAACATGGAATACATG ACTTGGAATGATGAGCTGGCAACATGGGCCCAGGAGTGGACAGACTCGTGTTACTACGAGCACGGTTTCCCTGCCGCAGCcgataatgaaaagattggtCAGAACCTTTGGCGTGGGTTTGTAGCATCACTTCCCGATGGCTCTGGTCCCCTAAGTAGCTGGTGGGACGAATGGCAATGGTACGACTATGAGACGAACACGTGCCTACCGGACAAGATATGCGGTCACTATACACAG TTGGTATGGGATACCTCATATCAAGTCGGATGTGGGAGGAGTTTCTGTGCGGAAGGTTATGATGATACCTTGAACTTCACCAATAACTACATTGTTGCTTGCAATTACCGTGAACA aggaaaCGTGCAAGGTATTAAACCGTATGAGTCAGGAACCAGCTGTACTAGATGCACATCTGGAATTATGACATGCGACGACAAACTCTGCC GTCAATGCCAAGCTGGGGAAACAGAAGCCGGTATGTTTTCATGTAAACATCTTACCTCGTTTGATGTTTGA